One Fusobacterium varium genomic window, CAATACTTGAAATGACATATTTAGCTTTTCATTCTAATCAAAAATTTAAAAAGATTAATCTTTTTAAAAGAAATTTTATTCTACTTTTAGTTTTTATTGGTATACAGTTTCTAGATATTACACAATATTTTTCTGTGCTTGACTATAAAAATACAGGAGAATTATTCTTAGATTTAAAATCAGTAGCTCTTCTTATGGAGGCTGAAAAAATACTTAATTTAATAGGAATCTTATTTTTTGTTCTTTTCTTTATTTTTTCTATCTCTTTACTTTTAATATTTTTTGATCACGAAAGAGAAAAAGAGATATATGAAAACGAAAAAAATATATCTAAAACAATGTCAGAATTAAAAATTCAAGAAATAGAAAATCGTTATTTTAAAGAGATTCAATATCTAGTACATGATTTAAAAACTCCACTTTTCTCAATAGGCACACTTATTGAAATATTAGAGATGCAGGAAGAAAATGAGAAAAAAATAGATTATTATAGGAGAATTGAAAAATCTCTAGAGAGATGTAATATAATGGTATCAGAGATTCTACGAGATACTAGAAAAAATCCTATAGATATAAATAAAGTTTTTACTTTTATACTTTCATATCTCTCTACTCATAAGTGTATAGAGTGTATTGAATATAAAAGCTACTGTATTGAAAAAAAAGTTAGAGTTAATAAAATTGTTTTTTCAAGAGCAATTACAAATATTATCATTAACTCCTATGAAGCATCTGCAAGTAGAATTTTTTTAACTATAAAAGATTATAATAAATTTCTTTTAATTAAAATAGAGGATAATGGTAGAGGAATGAATAATGAAGAGTTAAAAAATGCTTTTAATAAAGGATTCTCTAAAAAAAATTCAAGTGGAATGGGACTTAACTTTGTAAGAGCTGTAATGGAGGAACATAATTGTAAAATATATATAAAAAATAGAAAAACTGGTGGAGTAGGAGTTTACATCGTTATGAGAGGGGAGAAGTAAAAATGAAAAATAAAATTTTAATAATAGATGATTCTAAAGATATTCTTTTTGCTATTTCAGAATTTTTTCTAATGAAAGATTGGGAAGTATACACAGCTCCAGCTATGGATGAAGCGCTTAAAATTGTAAGCACAAAAAAATTAGATATAATAATTATTGATTATCACATGCCTTATATAAATGGCATTATGGGAGTAAAACTTATTAGACAGATAGATGAAAATGTTCCTATCATAGCTTTAACAATAGAAGGTATGGAAAACATAGCTGAAGAGTTTTTTTTAGCTGGTGCAGATGATTTTGCTATAAAGCCAATTAAAGTCCTTGATCTCTATTCTAGAGTAAAAGTTCATATGAGTAAACAAAACACCTTATTATCTAAAAAAGAAAATATTAAAAATGAGGAGTTTCGTGAATATCAAAAGGGGATAAATAACAATACTATTTCTTTAATTGAAGAGAAAATGAAAAAATTAAAAGAATATGTTACTATAGAAACTATTTCAGAAATAACAGGATTATCAACTCAAACTATCAATAAATATATGAATTATTTAATTAAAATAGGGATGATAGATTTGAAAATAGTTTATGGAAAAGTTGGAAGACCTAGAAATGAATATCTATGGCTAAAAAAATAATACCTTAATATTTTTATTTTTCAAAACTAAATTTAGCCCAAAACAGGAGAGTTTATTTATAATTCTCCTTTTTTATATAAATGTAACTACTCACCTATTACATATAAAATATATAAAAATCAAAATTTTATCCCAATATCAACTAAAGCCGTAATTCACTAGAGAATATTAGAATCCCTCAGCGAAATGAAGTTAAGAAAATGCAACGTGTTTGAGACGAAGTCGAGTTTTGCATTTTCAACGTAATAAGCTTAGGGATTCTTTATTCTTTAGTATGAAGGTTAGTTGATATTAAAAATATAAGTTTTGAAAATTAATCTTTAAAAGATAACCTAGTATTATAAAAATTGAACTTTGAACTAGATAATCTTTTGTAGACTTTACACAACTGAGTAGATACATATAAATTTTATATAAAAACTTAGTTGTATATTTTTCTCCAAATAAAAAAACTGAGTAAATAATTAAATCTACCCAGTTTTAAGCAACTTAAATTCTTTTTCTTAACA contains:
- a CDS encoding HAMP domain-containing histidine kinase, which codes for MQTIENNIQYKIHKTELILGISMVIISIIIPNFLLYKNFAIYEYIEKAIDLWDKEFLLYAAFRIILQNTLQVFPIFFSVFLLMDSIEIKIKQKPNMYLKIFFGLLLIQAIYFIIYKIYFDMDYYFGKVAILEMTYLAFHSNQKFKKINLFKRNFILLLVFIGIQFLDITQYFSVLDYKNTGELFLDLKSVALLMEAEKILNLIGILFFVLFFIFSISLLLIFFDHEREKEIYENEKNISKTMSELKIQEIENRYFKEIQYLVHDLKTPLFSIGTLIEILEMQEENEKKIDYYRRIEKSLERCNIMVSEILRDTRKNPIDINKVFTFILSYLSTHKCIECIEYKSYCIEKKVRVNKIVFSRAITNIIINSYEASASRIFLTIKDYNKFLLIKIEDNGRGMNNEELKNAFNKGFSKKNSSGMGLNFVRAVMEEHNCKIYIKNRKTGGVGVYIVMRGEK
- a CDS encoding response regulator — protein: MKNKILIIDDSKDILFAISEFFLMKDWEVYTAPAMDEALKIVSTKKLDIIIIDYHMPYINGIMGVKLIRQIDENVPIIALTIEGMENIAEEFFLAGADDFAIKPIKVLDLYSRVKVHMSKQNTLLSKKENIKNEEFREYQKGINNNTISLIEEKMKKLKEYVTIETISEITGLSTQTINKYMNYLIKIGMIDLKIVYGKVGRPRNEYLWLKK